The Rahnella aceris genome contains the following window.
ATGCCGTGACGCGCGGCCACGGCAATACCGGCGATTGCCGTGGCCGGTGCGGAAAGCACCAGCGCACACGGACAGGCCGCTACCAGTACCGCCAGCATGGCGTGAGCATCACGGGTGATAAACCAGGTCGCCGCCGCAATCAGCAAAATCAGCACCAGATATTGCCCGGCATAACGCTCAAGCAAACGGGTGATCGGCGGTTTGGCATGCTCCGCTTTTTGCATCAACGCAATCACTTTTCCGAGCGTAGCATCCGCACCGGTGCGCGTGACTTCAACGCAAAGCAATCCGTCGAGGTTGATGGCACCGCCGAACACATCGTCACCCGCGCAGGCTTCCTGTGGCACCGATTCGCCGGTGATCGGTGCAGTATCGAGACTGGCACGACCTGATAACACACGGCCATCGGCGGGCAACCGGTCACCGGCGCGCACTTCAATCCGGTCACCGGTTCGCAACCGGTGGTTATCGATTTCCTCAATCTCACCATCGGGCAAAACCCGCCGGGCGCGGCTGCGGGTCAGATGGCTGAGCGCATCGATGGCTTCCTGCGAACCGATAACGCTGCGCTCTTCCAGAATATGACCAAAAATCATAATGCCCGGCAGCAACGCGGCGGTCATCAGGTCTCCCGTGGCCCACGCGCCAAGCATCGCCAGCGCAATCAACTGATCGGTGACGCCGTGCAGGCTCGGGCTGCGCAAACTATAAATTGCCGAGCGCAGCACAGGAACTGCCACCAGCAATGACGCCACACCAAACAGAATTTGCCCGACATCACTTTGCTGTGGAAACAACCATTGCCAGATCCAGCCGCACAGCAGCAGACCAAACGCCGCCATCGCCAGAAGCAGCTGTACAGCCATGCTTCGCTGTTCATGGCGCGTTAACAGCACGCTTTTCGCTGCCGGTTCTTCAGAAGTAAAAGAAGTCACAGGGCAATACCTCAGGGTTGAGAGGATGGACGGTCTGGCCCCGGCAGGATCAGATGTGCATCGTCATGGGGATCAACGGCAGTGACGCCGCCCGCATGGGCAAGGATTGCCGGCATCCGTTCACGCCACAGACGCCACAGTAATTCAGGTGAATGATCATTCGCCAGTTGCACCACGGTTGCAGTCTCCGTGGAAGCCTGGGCTATCTGTTCGCTGGCTTTGGCATGGGAGACCTGTAAGGTGCGATCTGCCGCCTGAACCGCCTCCTGATGCGCACTGGCAGCCTCATTACTCGCGCTGGCGATGTTCTGATCCGCCTGCTGACTGGCCGTCAGTACGGCATTAAACGCCTCAACCGCCGACGGTGGCAGAGAAGACTGCACGTCAACGCGACGGACTTCGATACCGGAGTTGCTGCCTGCAGCTCTCAGGGCGGCGAGTTGCTGATTAATGCCCTGACGTAAATCGCCACGCAGCCGTTCCCGTCGTTCGGCGATATGGCTGTCGTTACCCACCATTTCCGGCCGCGCGACCAGAATGGTATCCAGATCGCGTGAGGCACAAATCGCCACCGCCGCGTGCTCGGTTAAACGATCCAGGGCCGGTAACACGTGTTCACCCTGCAACACAAACGCCACCGGATCGGTAATCACGTAATACACCTGCACATCCAGCTGAACCACGCCGGAATCACCGGTCAGCAAATACCCAGCGCCCGCGACGGCATCACTTTTCTCGCCGCCGGTATTGGTCCACGCAGGCACAATGTTTTCT
Protein-coding sequences here:
- the hflK gene encoding protease modulator HflK, translating into MNPLSRFQGNAWFQAGRIACLALFAMTLIAAANWLFSNVRQIEPDKRAVVMRFGAVSRTAGAGLLLAWPEPLEQVEILPAADRVIEHHVTALLRENIVPAWTNTGGEKSDAVAGAGYLLTGDSGVVQLDVQVYYVITDPVAFVLQGEHVLPALDRLTEHAAVAICASRDLDTILVARPEMVGNDSHIAERRERLRGDLRQGINQQLAALRAAGSNSGIEVRRVDVQSSLPPSAVEAFNAVLTASQQADQNIASASNEAASAHQEAVQAADRTLQVSHAKASEQIAQASTETATVVQLANDHSPELLWRLWRERMPAILAHAGGVTAVDPHDDAHLILPGPDRPSSQP